One Phragmites australis chromosome 23, lpPhrAust1.1, whole genome shotgun sequence DNA window includes the following coding sequences:
- the LOC133905715 gene encoding uncharacterized protein LOC133905715, which produces MGVSPDLSTRGGNKNMEVNQEVRRSTKRSRKRNLADPVPEGFARTDVTERRDWPNLMPELVEDIAGRLLSLDVAEFLRFRAACKRWRQGTVDPVGAGDGLDRRFRPRDWIVLSHCAAGTTCRRLLNLATAARTDVDLPALSTHHHLGSADGLLVLCDRATETVRLLNPLTGALTDFPAITAWVSLEPRPASTFPLTSLCSDIVDPSAIDGAGIDDSTSPPTLFLCLRGRVQWIVFARPGDQHWLSVGPYYFNGQVLYKSLLSLRGSTYIASNEGYIWEVDLHQPVPWLDYVVDKTTVDYSTLVASYLVPSADARDGMLVVRYICNVNAHPDLLLGRPEVFMARGVPRCVEVLEVDLAAGRLVPVKSLGRRAVFVGQTQCLSVSTETFPSLASNAVYLSCHLQEASGFSIYYLDPESSGRRTEPVQEFVFSHHLEVSPLHRPCRLEDYLVCYVDRIRMLYD; this is translated from the exons ATGGGCGTCTCCCCAGATCTGAGCACTCGAGGAGGAAACAAGAACATGGAGGTCAATCAGGAAGTCCGGCGGTCCACCAAGCGCTCGAGGAAGCGCAACCTCGCGGATCCTGTCCCCGAAGGATTCGCGCGTACGGATGTGACCGAAAG GCGGGACTGGCCCAACCTGATGCCCGAACTCGTGGAGGACATTGCCGGCCGGCTGCTCTCCTTGGACGTCGCCGAGTTCCTCCGCTTCCGTGCCGCGTGCAAGCGCTGGCGCCAGGGCACGGTCGATCCGGTCGGCGCGGGGGACGGCCTGGACCGCCGCTTCCGCCCCCGCGACTGGATCGTGCTCTCGCACTGCGCCGCCGGCACCACGTGCCGTCGCCTCCTGAACCTCGCCACGGCCGCCCGCACCGACGTGGACCTCCCGGCGCTCTCCACGCACCACCACCTGGGCTCCGCGGACGGTCTCCTCGTCCTCTGCGACAGGGCCACGGAGACTGTGCGCCTCCTCAACCCGCTCACGGGGGCCCTCACCGACTTCCCCGCCATCACGGCGTGGGTGTCCCTCGAACCCCGCCCTGCATCTACGTTCCCTCTTACGTCGTTGTGCTCCGACATCGTGGATCCTTCCGCGATTGACGGTGCCGGCATAGACGACTCGACCTCCCCGCCGACCCTGTTCCTCTGCCTGCGAGGGCGGGTGCAGTGGATCGTGTTCGCCAGGCCCGGCGACCAGCACTGGCTGTCCGTCGGCCCCTACTACTTCAACGGCCAAGTCTTGTACAAGTCGCTGCTGTCGCTGCGGGGCAGCACCTACATCGCGTCGAACGAGGGTTACATCTGGGAGGTGGATCTGCACCAGCCCGTGCCTTGGCTGGACTACGTCGTCGACAAGACGACGGTGGACTACAGCACACTCGTGGCCTCCTACCTGGTGCCGTCCGCGGATGCCCGCGATGGGATGCTCGTGGTGCGGTACATCTGCAACGTCAACGCCCACCCCGACCTTTTGTTGGGACGGCCCGAGGTGTTCATGGCACGAGGCGTTCCCAGGTGCGTCGAGGTGCTGGAGGTGGACCTGGCGGCGGGGAGGCTCGTTCCGGTTAAGAGCCTCGGCCGCCGTGCGGTGTTCGTGGGCCAAACGCAGTGTCTCTCGGTCTCCACGGAGACGTTCCCCTCGCTCGCGTCCAATGCGGTGTACCTAAGTTGTCATCTACAGGAGGCATCTGGTTTCAGTATCTATTACCTGGACCCCGAGAGCAGTGGACGGAGGACTGAGCCGGTGCAGGAGTTCGTCTTCAGCCACCATCTCGAGGTATCACCGTTGCACCGCCCCTGCAGGCTCGAAGACTATCTAGTCTGCTATGTTGACCGGATCCGCATGCTGTACGACTGA
- the LOC133906086 gene encoding uncharacterized protein LOC133906086, producing the protein MLLPCGVRKNPREVRQPPLISPSASPVRGHGSPPPGGRSGPAGEGDPNLGGYGGFGPRVAWDGGQMSRSQPWKGSSMGDGPVKIRNPAAPCLTRELVEDNGEIEEFFGQLWYIPSSASRVRVPQRGTEAVWIRRDLWKLKKFEVRDCYSAGSSDRWSRKPKKLSCAADLGGKRSKESFVQVLRRAMAGRGQGRARGPRPGGYQGADWGWRGRGEWFPPNYPPPPFFHPPPPFGFYNNQGPSMDPSFFHQQRPPRPSHSGSQAQGQAHRPRGQNLQGGDEPTLKNKQPLKQNQKVEVSTQSQSSSSKVVCHNCGDGGHFSNNCNQSKLCFICKRGDHVVKVCPEWKKPSEVAQYLGSANKGLGFFHIDVAERTGRVNLWVKFENCAILTIEEGDMNIDSVVESLKNLFDPNWPWQLRPMDDYRYLVKFPPHKKVSDIVISNVTFFNLNKEGVLGSLRKWNGEVEPLGELEEVWIQVRGIPPKWSDWMTFRQIASTLGKLVDIDWSSLYSSYFEMIRLKIACKDPSKVPPARVMEMDNKLYLLNMKVEGLEFSAEGEGEDKDDGDDNGDDKDHQDDFEQEDADGRNFMDANHFSTPKAAQTNKQDSKERAGSEAANDKRIGSKTVPLWVSLFQENEMEVLHAELSEVRCANLLRDMELDDSEQEEGSGDQDPVDLPGENELVDLPQSWQQVASELQRPEPKESPVAVDGKLPQEWVWPDSERKGTQSDEGGDRKDDGDATKSKLLEAERNKVLKKGKKKWGPFVSDKRSKRVINDGRTMLERAQDLKKKVNLELPKEWCLVQHEGSLEEDSFYAQELENSMSYSVPLSFRAGALQDVGSPFKTRDGAWLRSNSPKGAGAGLVACQLSAVKLEIPGPKMEVAKGVCELMNEDRV; encoded by the exons ATGCTGCTCCCGTGCGGCGTCCGCAAGAACCCGCGTGAGGTCCGACAGCCGCCATTGATCTCGCCGTCGGCGAGCCCTGTCAGAGGTCATGGTTCTCCTCCTCCAGGTGGACGCTCTGGACCTGCGGGGGAGGGGGACCCGAACCTTGGTGGTTATGGTGGTTTTGGACCGCGTGTCGCTTGGGATGGAGGGCAGATGTCGCGTTCTCAGCCATGGAAGGGGAGCTCCATGGGTGATGGACCGGTTAAGATCCGAAACCCGGCGGCACCCTGCCTGACCCGCGAACTGGTAGAGGAtaacggagagatcgaggagttcTTCGGTCAACTATGGTACatcccttcttctgcttcgAGGGTTAGGGTTCCTCAGAGGGGCACAGAGGCGGTGTGGATCCGCCGTGACCTCTGGAAATTGAAGAAGTTTGAGGTGAGGGATTGCTACTCGGCTGGATCTAGCGATCGGTGGAGCAGAAAGCCGAAGAAGCTTTCTTGCGCCGCTGATCTTGGGGGGAAAAGGAGCAAGGAGTCCTTCGTCCAAGTGCTGCGAAGAGCAATGGCAGGGAGGGGGCAAGGTCGAGCCCGAGGTCCGCGGCCTGGAGGCTATCAGGGAGCCGATTGGggatggagagggagaggagagtggTTTCCTCCAAACTACCCTCCGCCGCCGTTCTTCCATCCTCCACCGCCGTTCGGCTTCTATAACAACCAAGGTCCATCTATGGATCCCTCTTTCTTTCATCAGCAGAGGCCACCTAGGCCATCCCATTCTGGGAGTCAAGCCCAAGGTCAAGCTCATCGCCCAAGAGGACAAAATCTACAAGGAGGAGATGAGCCAACCTTGAAGAACAAACAGCCATTGAAGCAGAATCAGAAGGTAGAGGTATCCACTCAGTCTCAGTCAAGTTCTTCTAAGGTGGTTTGTCATAACTGTGGGGATGGGGGTCACTTTAGCAACAATTGCAATCAGAGTAAACTTTGCTTTATTTGCAAGAGAGGTGATCATGTGGTTAAAGTTTGCCCTGAGTGGAAGAAGCCTTCTGAAGTGGCTCAATATTTGGGTAGTGCTAACAAGGGGTTAGGTTTTTTCCATATTGATGTTGCTGAGAGAACTGGTAGAGTGAATCTTTGGGTTAAGTTTGAGAACTGTGCTATCCTAACCATTGAGGAGGGGGATATGAACATAGATTCTGTTGTAGAGAGTCTGAAAAATCTCTTTGATCCAAATTGGCCTTGGCAGCTTAGACCCATGGATGACTATAGGTACCTAGTTAAATTTCCCCCACATAAGAAGGTGTCTGATATTGTTATTTCGAATGTGACCTTCTTCAATCTTAACAAAGAAGGTGTGTTAGGATCCCTTAGGAAATGGAATGGAGAGGTTGAACCTTTAGGGGAACTTGAAGAGGTCTGGATTCAGGTTAGGGGCATCCCACCCAAGTGGAGTGATTGGATGACCTTTAGACAGATTGCCTCTACTTTGGGTAAGCTTGTGGATATTGATTGGTCATCCCTATATTCTAGCTATTTTGAGATGATCAGGCTGAAGATAGCCTGCAAAGATCCTTCTAAAGTTCCACCTGCCAGAGTGATGGAGATGGATAACAAACTCTACCTGTTGAATATGAAAGTTGAAGGTTTAGAGTTTTCTGCTGAAGGTGAGGGTGAGGATAAAGATGATGGGGATGATAATGGAGATGATAAGGACCATCAGGATGATTTTGAGCAGGAAGATGCAGATGGAAGAAATTTTATGGATGCAAACCACTTTTCTACTCCTAAGGCTGCTCAAACCAACAAGCAGGATAGTAAGGAAAGGGCTGGGAGTGAGGCTGCTAATGATAAAAGGATTGGGAGCAAAACTGTACCTCTATGGGTGAGTCTCTTTCAGGAAAATGAGATGGAAGTGCTGCATGCTGAGCTCAGTGAAGTGAGATGTGCTAACCTGTTGAGGGATATGGAACTTGATGACTCAGAACAGGAGGAGGGGAGTGGTGATCAAGATCCAGTGGATTTGCCTGGCGAGAATGAGTTAGTTGACCTCCCCCAGTCATGGCAACAGGTGGCTTCAGAATTGCAGAGACCTGAACCTAAGGAGTCTCCCGTCGCTGTCGATGGAAAACTTCCCCAGGAGTGGGTGTGGCCTGACTCTGAGAGGAAAGGAACTCAGTCTGATGAAGGTGGTGATAGAAAAGATGACGGGGATGCAACCAAATCAAAGCTCCTGGAAGCTGAACGTAACAAGGTTCTTaagaaagggaagaagaaaTGGGGTCCCTTTGTTTCTGATAAAAGAAGTAAAAGGGTGATTAATGATGGGAGGACAATGCTGGAAAGAGCTCAGGACCTCAAGAAAAAAGTGAACCTGGAATTACCTAAAG AATGGTGTTTGGTGCAGCATGAAGGTTCTCTGGAGGAGGATAGTTTCTATGCTCAAGAGTTGGAAAATTCTATGTCCTACTCGGTACCTCTCTCATTTCGAGCTGGTGCTTTGCAAGATGTTGGAAGCCCTTTCAAGACCAGAGATGGTGCTTGGCTGAGAAGTAACTCTCCGAAAGGTGCTGGAGCTGGGCTCGTGGCCTGTCAACTAAGTGCAGTGAAGCTGGAGATTCCCGGGCCTAAGATGGAGGTGGCAAAGGGTGTCTGTGAGCTGATGAACGAAGATAGAGTTTAG